A window of the Juglans microcarpa x Juglans regia isolate MS1-56 chromosome 5D, Jm3101_v1.0, whole genome shotgun sequence genome harbors these coding sequences:
- the LOC121265533 gene encoding SEC14 cytosolic factor-like isoform X2 encodes MLVDCLNWRVQNEIDNILAKPIIPAELYRAVRDSQLVGVSGYSKEGLPVFAIGVGLSTYDKASVNYYVQSHIQINEYRDRVILPSASKKYGRPITTCVKVLDMTGLKLSALSQIKLMTLITTIDDLNYPERTNTYYIVNVPYIFSACWKVVKPLLQERTRKKVQVLPGCGRDELLKIMDHASLPHFCRKEGSGSSRHAENSQENCYSLDHPFHQQLYNYIKQQSLRREPIELIKQGSFHVDLPEPAPEGTEIAKTIESELHKFGNGNGNGMPHY; translated from the exons ATG CTGGTGGATTGTTTAAACTGGAGGGTACAGAATGAGATTGACAACATCTTAGCA AAACCCATCATTCCTGCTGAGCTGTACAGAGCTGTGCGTGATTCGCAGCTTGTAGGGGTGTCAGGTTACTCGAAGGAG GGATTGCCTGTCTTTGCAATTGGCGTTGGGCTCAGCACATATGATAAAGCATCT GTCAACTACTATGTGCAGTCACACATTCAGATCAATGAATATCGGGACCGTGTAATTTTG CCTTCTGCATCTAAAAAATATGGACGGCCTATTACCACGTGTGTGAAGGTTTTGGACATGACTGGCCTTAAACTTTCGGCACTGAGTCAGATAAAG TTAATGACGCTTATAACCACCATTGATGATTTGAACTACCCAGAGAGGACAAATACATATTACATTGTAAATGTCCCGTATATATTTTCAGCTTGTTGGAAG GTTGTCAAGCCTCTTTTGCAGGAGAGAACAAGGAAAAAAGTTCAGGTCCTGCCAGGCTGTGGGCGAGATGAGCTCTTAAAG ATAATGGACCATGCTTCCCTCCCACATTTCTGTAGAAAAGAAGGCTCTGGATCATCTCGGCATGCGGAGAATAGCCAAGAAAATTGCTATTCCTTGGACCATCCATTTCATCAACAACTCTACAACTACATAAAGCAGCAATCCTTGAGACGTGAACCTATTGAACTCATAAAACAGGGttcttttcatgtggatctGCCCGAGCCTGCTCCAGAAGGAACAGAGATTGCCAAAACCATAGAATCTGAGTTACACAAGTTTGGGAATGGGAATGGGAATGGGATGCCTCACTACTAG
- the LOC121265533 gene encoding phosphatidylinositol/phosphatidylcholine transfer protein SFH9-like isoform X1, producing the protein MGIVPQEAIRQVQSLMDQVEEPLKRTFQNVHQGYLVETLVRFLKAREWNVAKTHKMLVDCLNWRVQNEIDNILAKPIIPAELYRAVRDSQLVGVSGYSKEGLPVFAIGVGLSTYDKASVNYYVQSHIQINEYRDRVILPSASKKYGRPITTCVKVLDMTGLKLSALSQIKLMTLITTIDDLNYPERTNTYYIVNVPYIFSACWKVVKPLLQERTRKKVQVLPGCGRDELLKIMDHASLPHFCRKEGSGSSRHAENSQENCYSLDHPFHQQLYNYIKQQSLRREPIELIKQGSFHVDLPEPAPEGTEIAKTIESELHKFGNGNGNGMPHY; encoded by the exons ATGGGGATCGTTCCTCAGGAAGCGATCAGGCAGGTTCAATCACTAATGGATCAAg TTGAGGAGCCTTTGAAGAGAACATTTCAG AATGTTCATCAAGGATATTTAGTTGAAACTCTGGTGCGTTTCTTGAAAGCAAGGGAGTGGAATGTTGCCAAAACCCATAAAATG CTGGTGGATTGTTTAAACTGGAGGGTACAGAATGAGATTGACAACATCTTAGCA AAACCCATCATTCCTGCTGAGCTGTACAGAGCTGTGCGTGATTCGCAGCTTGTAGGGGTGTCAGGTTACTCGAAGGAG GGATTGCCTGTCTTTGCAATTGGCGTTGGGCTCAGCACATATGATAAAGCATCT GTCAACTACTATGTGCAGTCACACATTCAGATCAATGAATATCGGGACCGTGTAATTTTG CCTTCTGCATCTAAAAAATATGGACGGCCTATTACCACGTGTGTGAAGGTTTTGGACATGACTGGCCTTAAACTTTCGGCACTGAGTCAGATAAAG TTAATGACGCTTATAACCACCATTGATGATTTGAACTACCCAGAGAGGACAAATACATATTACATTGTAAATGTCCCGTATATATTTTCAGCTTGTTGGAAG GTTGTCAAGCCTCTTTTGCAGGAGAGAACAAGGAAAAAAGTTCAGGTCCTGCCAGGCTGTGGGCGAGATGAGCTCTTAAAG ATAATGGACCATGCTTCCCTCCCACATTTCTGTAGAAAAGAAGGCTCTGGATCATCTCGGCATGCGGAGAATAGCCAAGAAAATTGCTATTCCTTGGACCATCCATTTCATCAACAACTCTACAACTACATAAAGCAGCAATCCTTGAGACGTGAACCTATTGAACTCATAAAACAGGGttcttttcatgtggatctGCCCGAGCCTGCTCCAGAAGGAACAGAGATTGCCAAAACCATAGAATCTGAGTTACACAAGTTTGGGAATGGGAATGGGAATGGGATGCCTCACTACTAG